The following DNA comes from Bartonella sp. M0283.
TCGCCGGTTTCTTTGTCAAAACCGGATTGGACACGGCAGGTAATGGTTTCGCCCTTTTCGGCTGCCGCACTGACACGCTGGTTGAAGCCGTCAATATTGCGCACGCCGAGTTTTGCCATTTTACGATAACGGTCTTCCATTTCACGCACCGCCCATTTCAACGCCGTGACCGCCTTTTTCGGGTCGGTAACTACCGGCGTTAGAAGATGCGGTATGCCGTCATAGATAGACAGTTCAAGCATCTTGGGATCAACCATGATGAGGCGGCATTGCTCCGGTTTCAAACGATAAAGCAGAGACAAAATCATGGCGTTGATTGCCACCGATTTACCCGAACCCGTGGTACCGGCAACAAGCAGATGCGGCATTTTTGCAAGTTCTGCAATGACCGGTTCACCGCCGATATTTTTACCCAGAGCAAGCGGCAGCTTGTAATTGCTATCCTGAAATGTCTTCGACTGGATAATCTCGCGTAAATAAACTGTCTCGCGCACTTTATTCGGCAATTCTATGCCGATAACATTGCGCCCCGGAATAACCGCAACACGTGCGGAAATGGCCGACATCGAACGGGCAATATCATCAGAAAGACCGATAACGCGCGATGATTTGACACCGGCTGCCGGCTCGAATTCATACATGGTTACAACCGGCCCGGGACGGACATGAATGATTTCGCCTTTGATACCGAAATCTTCCAGCACGCTTTCAAGAAGTCCGGCGCTGCGTTCGAGTGTTTCCTGAGAAATCACCGCACCATCTTTATGTTCCGGCTCCTGCAAAAGGTCGATTGAAGGGAAAATATAAGAATCATCGCTTTGGGATTTCGGGCTTGGAATAAAAGCCGGATTGAGCGTGCGAAATGGCGCAGAAATTGTCGCTCTAGTCGCGGTTGGCGCAGTTGTTGCAATTGGCGCAGTTGTTGCCATTGGCGCAGTTGTTGCATTTTGCGTAGTTATCGCATTTTGCGCAACAGTTTGCGGTTTTTCCTTTTGTTCGGGAGCCTTTTCTTCTCCGCTCTGTTGAGGCGTTACAGCCTGTGAAAGCGATCGACCGGCAGGGGCATTGGCGGTTTTCACCGGTTCGATATCCTCGATAATTCCGGCAGATGGAGCAACCGGCTGTTGCTGCCCTGAAGAGGAAACAGAAATCGGATTTTGCGGTGCTGCTTGGGATAGAGTGACGCTAACAGGTTTACCCGTTTGTGCTTCACCGGCCGTATTCTGCGGATTCTTCTCCACACTCCCATTTTCAATCACCACTTGCCCCTGATTATTGAAGGTGGTGACAACAGAATTGTCAGGCAATGGTGTTACCACTTGTAGAACAGGCGTTTCAGTCACTCGGGGAGTGATTGCCGGACTGACGCTTGATAGCGATACACTTTCTGTTACCGCTGTCTGATTGATGATTGATTGCGGTGCCGCGTCAATGATAACGGCATTGGTGTTTCCCACGCCGGCTGTGGCCGATGTTTCCGGTGCTTGAACCGTCGCATCATTTACAACCGGAGCTGAAGCCCCTGATTCAGTACTTGTCGATTGAACTATGTCCGGTGTCGCCGCTTGCTGCTCAATTTTTTCTTCAACCTTTTCCGTTGGCTTTTCCGGACCATTTCCATGCTTTTTCGGGAAACGGCATTCCAGCACCCGATAAAGGTCGGCAATGGATTTTTCCTCAACCTTCAAGCCGCTTTTTTCTTCAGTGGCATTATCCGCCATCAAACTCGAAGCAACTGGCGGCAATTGCGACGCACCCGACATTGGCGCCCCGTCAAGTGACATTTTTTGTACAGTCACAACGGGCTTTTTTTCAACGGCAAGAGGAGTTCTATCCATTGTAGACGGAGTTATGTTCGCACTTGTTTCCGGAGCGATAGTGTTTTCACTTTTAAGCGGCTTTTCAAACGGCTGCGGCTCGCTTTCATTTTGCGGCGTAAGTTTTGCCAGATTTTCCAGAATATCCGGCCCGCATTCAAAAAATGCCGAATCGGAAAGATAAAACGGCTTGATTTCGGCAGGCTTATTAATTTCGGCTACCGGTTTTTCGGCCTCGACCACCGCTTCCTCCATAGAAGTTTCGTTCCGGATTTGAGCGGCACTATTGTTTTGAGGACGCATATAAACAGATTTGACACTATAATTCTGTTCGATATTTTTGCGTTGGACAGAAGCAATCACTTCGTCTTTCAAGGAGCGAACTTGAGTCTTTCCCTGCTCCAAGGGCATGGTTCCGGCAAGTGTCACCGGTTCTTTATTTTCTGAAAGATCCTCTTTCAAGGCCACGTTTTCACGCTTTTGCCTTTGCTCCTCTTCGAAGGCTTTCAGCTTTTCGGCAAAATCCGGATCACTTTCAACCCGTTTGCGGACGATTTCGACCTCCGGTGTGCGTGTGAAACGTACATTCTGTCCGAGAGCGAAGGCTTTCTTCCATATGGTCGGATATTGCGTTTGTGATGATGCGCCAGAAACCGCTTCGTCTGGCTTTGCAGTTGCACCAGAAACGGGCTTGGCATCAGGATTTAAAGAGACCGGATTTGTTTTCAGATTACGCATGGCACTCAAACTAGATTGCGGCAATTTTTAAAGATTGCCTCTTAACAAAACTCATTTTTTCAACGTTAAAGTGCGAAAGTTAATAACCTTTTGCCAAAGTCGCTTTATCAACAAAAAAACCACCGGAAAAGAATTCCGGTGGTCATGAATAAATCTACAACAAGTGGCAATAATTGCCGGTCTTCAGCCGATTGTCATCAGGCTAGCATTGCCTCCGGCTGCGGCCGTGTTCACCGAAGTCGAGACTTCTTCGCTAAGATAACCGAGATTATAGGGGAGTTCACCTGACGCAAGCTCCTCACTTGTTGCTGCTTGTGTGAAAATTATAGGGCCTGAAAGGGCTGCTATAATTTTCTGTTTCTCGATAATGCTGTTTTCATCGCCTTCTATGAGCGCACCCGCATAAGGACCATCGGCGTTTAGATTTTCTGACCATTTGACATTCCGGACAAGCTGTTTTGGCAAATCCGAAAGCGAATTTTGCAATTTGCAAGCTGCATCAATTACGGCAATATTGCCGGTTGCAAATGTCGTAGCAAGCTGCCGGTAAAGCCCGCTTTTCGTTTGCGGAAAAAGGAGAATTTTTCCACGACTGTGAAGGGAATAGACATTGCTTTCCCCAACCGGCCCCGGCAAATTGACGGAGACGCCAAGCGGTGACTTACCGTTTAACGATTTTGCAAAGGCTGCATCGGATGAGTCTCCGTGTTGTTGAAGCCAATCAACAAAACTGTCGATGAGTTCATTTTTTCTTGCCCCGACAGAAAATTGCGTGTCGAGAGCCTGTTTGACGAGGCGACCGATATATAAAGGCCCACCGGCTTTCGGGCCGGTTCCGGATAATCCCCTTCCGCCAAATGGTTGCGAGCCGACAACCGCGCCAATAATATTGCGGTTGATATAAATATTGCCAACCCGAATATGGCTTGAAACATAATTGACAAAATCATCCAGTCTTGTATGAAGCCCGAAGGTCAGACCATATCCTGTTGAATTGATTTCGTTGATAAGCTTTTTAATATCTTTGCGTTTATAACGCACAACATGCAGGACCGGCCCGAAGACTTCGCGCTTCAATTCGCCAATCGAATCAATCTCGATAAGAGTGGGGCTTACATATGTTCCCTCTTTTGCAATATCGGGAAGGGGAACTTGCGTTACTTTATGGCCCATAGCGCGCATTGTTTCGATATGCGTTTCGATATTATCCTTGGCTTCTGCGGTAATAACCGCGCCAATATCGGTACCGATGAAATCGGTGCGTCCGATACGCAATTCCTGCATTGCGCCTTTGAGCATGTCCAGAATGCGGTCAGCCACCTCCTCCTGTAAACACAAAACCCGCAAAGCCGAACAACGCTGGCCTGCACTATCAAAAGCCGAGGCAATAACATCGCCCACAACCTGTTCGGCAAGTGCTGACGAATCGACAATCATGGCATTCTGCCCGCCGGTTTCGGCAATGAGCGGAATGGGTTTCTTATTCTTGTTGAGGCGGGTTGAAAGCTCTTTCTGGATGAGACGGGCAACTTCCGTCGAACCGGTAAACATAACACCTGAAGTCGCTTTCTCGCCAATAAGTGCCGCACCGATTTTTCCGTCTCCCGGACAGAATTGTAAGACATCCTTCGGGATTCCCGCTTCATGCAATATGCGCACGCCTTCAGCAGCAATAAGCGGTGTTTGTTCGGCCGGTTTTGCCAAAACGGTATTTCCCGCAGCCAATGCAGCCGATATTTGACCGATAAATATCGACAACGGGAAATTCCACGGGCTGATACAAACAATCGGTCCCAAAGGTTGTTCATTGCCTTTGAAAGTCTTACGCACCTCTCCGGCATAAAAGCGCAAGAAATCAATTGCTTCTCTCACTTCGGCAATAGAATTCGGTATAGATTTTCCGGCTTCCCGTGCGGCAAGCGCAAGAAGTGAAGGCATACGCGCCTGCATAAGATCAGCCGCTTTTTCAAGAATTTCGGCGCGCGATTGATAGGAAGTCTTTGCCCATGATGAAAACGCTTTTTCAGCGGTCGCAACCATTTTGCGCGCTTCACTTTCATCAATCTCGATAACTTCGCCCACTTTGTCGCGATGGTCTCCTGGATTGACGATTGGGCGTGATTTTGCGCCCTTTTCCACATTCGCCGGTGCTGCTTGCCAGTCTGTTACCGAACTTTTTTCAAATTCTTTCGAGAGTTCTGCAAGCACTGTTTCGTTCGATAAATCATAACCGTCGGAATTGCGGCGGTTTTTCCCGAAAAGATCGGCAGGTGAAGCAATCTTGTCATGCTGGGCACCGGGAACGGGCATATTACGCACCACATCCACCGGATCAACAACAAGTTCATCAACCGATATAGACTTGTCGGTAATGCGATTGACGAAAGAAGAATTGGCACCATTTTCCAACAAGCGCCGCACCAGATAAGCAAGCAAGGTTTCATGTGTTCCGACCGGTGCATAAAGGCGTGCCGGACGCTGCATTTTATCTTTGCCTACAACCTCGTCATAAAGTGGTTCGCCCATGCCGTGGAGGCACTGGAACTCGAATTGTTCGACAGTATATTTATCAGGCCCCGCCAGATGATAGATCGTCGCCATGGTTTGCGCATTATGCGTTGCAAATTGCGGGAAAACAGCATCGGGAGCGGAAAGAAGTTTGCGGGCATTGGCAACATAGGAAACATCTGTATAAACTTTACGCGTATAAACGGGAAAACTTTCAAGCCCGTCAACCTGAGCGCGTTTGATTTCAGCATCCCAATAGGCACCTTTGACAAGGCGCACCATCAAACGATGGTGACTGCGGCGGGCAAGATCAATGAGATAATCAAGCACAAAGGGGCAGCGACGACCATAAGCTTGCACAACAAAGCCGATACCGTTCCACCCGTCAAGATCAGGATCGAAACAAAGGCTATCCATAATATCAAGTGAAAGTTCGAGCCGGTCGGCTTCCTCGGCATCTATGTTGAGCCCAATATTGTAATTTTTGCACAGCAAAGCCAATTGTTTGACGCGCGGCATGAGTTCGCCCATGACACGGTCGGCTTGCGAGCGGAAATAACGGGGATGAAGTGCCGACAGTTTAATGGAAATACCGGGTCCCTCATAGACGCCGCGCCCGTTCGAGGCTTTGCCAATAGCATGGATTGCCGTTTCGTAATCGCGATAATAGCGATCGGCATCGTCAGCCGTTGTGGCGGCCTCCCCCAACATGTCATAGGAATAACGAAACCCGCGTGCCTCCAGTGGTTTCGATCGCTCAAGCGCTTCATCAATGGTTTCGCCGCGCACAAATTGTTCGCCCATCATGCGCATGGCCATATCCATTCCTTTGCGGATAACCGGCTCGCCACAACGTGCGATAAGACCTGTCAAAGAGGAAGACAGTTCCCCTTCCCTGACACTCGACGATAGTTTGCCGGTCACCACAAGTCCCCAGGTTGCAGCATTGACAAAAAGCGATTTTCCGCCACCCAAATGCGCTTTCCAGTCACCGCCTGCCACTTTGTCGCGAATGAGGGCATCACGGGTTGCTTTGTCGGGAATGCGCAACAGCGCTTCTGCCAGACACATAAGCGCCACACCTTCCTGCGACGACAAGGAATATTCGTGAACCAGACCTTCAACACCATTGCCTTTATATTTTGCCCGCATCGTTTCGATAAGGTGACGGGCTGTGGCAGCAATGTCTTTTTTGGTTTTTTCGTCAATTGTTGCTGCTTCGAGAAGCGGTTTCAGACATTCAGTTTCCGGACGGCGATAGGCTGCGGTGATTTTTTTGCGAAGTTCGCTCTGCTTGGAAATCGGAGGTGCAAATTCAGCAAAAGGCTTTGGTGTTCTGGTCATGATTTCATTCCACTCTGGATAAAAATTTTTGAATTCGATAAAAATTGGAAAAGATGCGTCTATAGCTTATTATCGGGTGATAATATCACCGGCTATAGTTTACTTCTCGCAAAAAAAACGGTATTTTTTAGCGATTTTTCTTGTTTTCTACCTTAAAATTAGGTCTTTTTACATTAATGGAAGAAAAAAATAGTGAAATTGACCGCATTGATAATCGTATTATTGATGCGCTTGTTGAAAACGGCCGTATATCTATTACCGAACTTTCCGAGAAAGTCGGCCTTTCCAAAACGCCATGCCAATTGCGTTTGAAAAGGCTCATGAATGACGGCTATATTACCGGCTTTCGCGCCGTGCTCAATCCAGCAAAAATGGGACTTGAACACATCGCTTTTGCAGAAGTGAAACTTTCCGACACAAGAGAAGAAGCTTTGCGGGCTTTCAATGCTGCCGTTAAAAAAATACGGGAAGTGGAAGAATGTCACATGATTGCAAGCTCTTTCGATTATCTCTTGAAAGTGCGAACCAGCGACATCAAGCGCTACCGCATTGTTCTTGGCGAAAAAATTTCCGCCTTGCCCTATGTTGAAAGTACATCAACCTTTGTGGTTATGCAAAATGTCGTAGATTCCGGTTTCAGACGCTAACCGATATTCCGGAGCGGGAAACCTCCGGCAAATACCCTGTATTTGTCGGGCCCGTGCATAGGCTTTAAAGGCAAAAAGCCGGTCGGTCGTCAACAAAATGCAACAGACATATTTTTCAATCAATTGAGTTTTGGATGCTGGTCGACGAGATTTTGTCTCTGTTCCTCAAGGTCGGAAATTTTGTTTTCAATTTCATTGACCTGATCTTCGATATAATCGAAATGTTCCTGCAAAACTTCTTTTGCTTCGGTTTTGGATGAAGCAACCGGTGTTGCATCTTTTAACGGGCGATTGGCCGTTTCCGGCATTTTGACAGCTGCAATAAAGCCGAACACTGCAACCACCATAAGATAATAGGCCGGCATATAAAGAGATTGTAAAGTTTCAACAAGCCAGGCTGCAATAGGTGGCGTAAGACCGGCAATCAGCACCGCAATATTGAAACAGATTGCAAGCGTTCTGAAGCGTACATCTGTCGGGAAAAGTGCCGGAAGGATAGAGGCCATAACACCGATGAAACAGCAAAGAAGAACCGCAAGAATGGCAATTCCCCCTGCAATCATAAACACATTGTGATGCATAACCATATAAAAAGCGGGAATAGCGAGAAATAACTGTCCGACAGAACCGATGAACAAAAACGGTTTGCGACCGATTCTATCGCTTAAAAAACCGACAAGCGGTTGCACTAGAAGCATGAAAGCCATGACAACAATGATAATAAGAACGCCATGGTCATAACTGTAACCGAGATTAACGGACAAAAAGTTCGGCATATAGGTGAGCAACATATAATAGGTCGAGTTCACCGCAACCACCAACAGACAACTGATAACAATACCGTTGAGGTTTTCCTTGATGATGGTACCGACAGATGTTGTCTCGACCTTTTCCTGTTCTTCTTCGGCCGAATTGTTATTCTGGGCTTCATAAGTGGGTGATTCATCCAATGATTTTCTTAAATAAAGGCCGATCAATCCCAGCGGTAATGAAATAAAGAACGGAATACGCCAGCCCCAATCCCCCATTGCTTCCTGCCCGATTGCAATAGAAATTGTCGACACCACCAAGGCACCCACAAGAAAACCGGCAATGGAACCGAAATCAAGCCAGCTCGCCATAAAGCCGCGTTTTCTATCCGGTGAATATTCGCTCACGAAAACCACCGCACCGGCATATTCGCCACCAACCGAAAGCCCCTGTATGATTTTAGCCAGAAGCAGCAAAAGCGGGGCAAATACCCCGATTGTTGCATAAGAAGGTATGAGGCCAATGGCAAATGTGCTTGCCGACATCAAAATAATTGTAAAAGAGAGAATGTTTTTACGGCCATATTTGTCGCCCAGATAACCGAAAATAGCGCCGCCCATCGGTCTGAACAGAAACGGAATGGAAAAAGTGGCAAGAGAAGCGATCAACTGCACCGATTGGGGAGCAGAGGCAAAAAACGTGTGTCCGATAATGACTGCCAGAAAACCGTAGACACTGAAATCGAACCACTCGATGGCATTTCCAAGACCGGCAGCGCAGATAACTTTTCGCAGCTCTTTGTTTCCGACAATTGGAATATCTTTGACAGTAAGTGGTTGTTGTGTCGTTTCTGACATATGTTCTTCCTTATTCCTGATACGTCTTTGCCAAAAGCCTCCGCCTCTTTTAGACAAAAGACATATCTCTTCGATAAGCGCAAAATACTACGCAAATGAAGACCGTTTCATTACCAAATCTCACGATGTCGCGGTTTGCCCTTCCCCCCGTTTAAAAAAAGTCAATTAACGACTTGCTTCCATCAGTTCTGTCGTTAAAAATAAACAGGAAACTGATAAAGGGCTAAAGACGGCTGAACATTTGCCCACAACAACGATAATGACCATTTTGAAATTAGGGCCAGATCAATAACCGTCAACCAAAATCACATATGAGGGGTACAGTATAGTGAGAAAAATCGAAAATAACAACCCGAATTGCGCTGTGGAACTTTTGATGTGGATATATCTTTTCAGTTCAACAGATGAAAGTGGATGTCATTTAAAGCGTCATCCTATGATTAACACCTATGTTTTTTAATTAAGTCCGATTGACTGTTACACTGATTGAGCCATGGAAGAACTGATCTACATATTACCATTTGATCTGCACGGTGTCGAAATTGTTGTTACAATTCTTATAGTGGCACTGGTCTTGTTCTCTATTGTCATGCGGATTTTGAAAGTTCCCCAGAAACTTATGGTAATCGCGACCGGTGCTCTTGCAATGAGTATCTATATGGCTTTCCAGACTGACGGTCCGGGGCCTATACAACCTCTGATAAACCTCGCCCAAAGGCAAAAGCAGCTCGATCAACAATTCGAAAACAAACCATTGAAATTCGAAAATGTGACATTCACCGATGTCAAAGTGCGCGCCCATTCGCTTACACTCACTTTAAAAAACAACAACCCGTTGCCCGAAGGATCCACGAAAGACGACCTTGAGGCCTATGCCAATTCTTATCTGAATAAAAAGCTCGTCGACTATTGTGAAATACTCAACGCCGAACAAGCGCTACCCTATCGAAAGACCAACCAGCGATATTTTGATTTGACGATCACATCCTATTACGTCAAATTTATTGATGGGGATAAAAGCGCCAAGATGGAAATTCCGGTATCAAGCTGCACGGATAAACCGGCTACAAGCTCAAAACCGGATAAAGCTAAAAATTCCGAAACCGATAAATCCGAAAATTCCGAACAGGATAAATAAAGAGCTTTTGGAAAACTCTCACCGGAAAAGCTCGAAAAACGAGCTTTTCAAAATGCGCCTCTTTAAACGCGTCTCTTTATGAGACCGTTTGGCTTATAAAACTGTTCGGGTAAGGCTGTTTAGAGCTTATCGGATTTTTATTGCGGCAACATTGCTTTTACTGGTCTTGTCTTCGGCCACTTTCGAGAAACCGAACAATGATGGTTTTAACAAGAGTGATCGCATTTTAAACAACCAGCGCAATCGTGTTTTTAAAAATCTGGTGCATTCACTTTTTCCTTGGTCATTGTCCATCGCCTATTCGCACCCGTCTATTTTCCTGTCAGTTTTTCCCATCGGTTTTCCCCATAGGTTTTCCCCATAGGTTTTCCAATGACAAAAAGTTTTGGCAATCTCTACGTCTTATTGCTTTGGATAGAATGAAAAGAGGTATAAAATCACATAACGAGGACTTAAAGGGATAGATTATGTTAGAGAAACGCAAATTTTATATAAATGGCGCCTGGGTCGAGCCTGTCGAAGCGCACGACCTCGAGGTGATTGATCCTTCAACTGAAGAAGTCTGTGCTGTCATCAGCAATGGCACGTCAAAAGATGTCGATCGTGCAGTTGCAGCAGCAAAAGCAGCCTTTGAGGGATGGAAGCACACCGACCCGCAAAAGCGTTTAACCTTTGTTGAAAAAATATTGGCTATCTATAACCAGCGCCAAGGCGAAATGGCCAAAGCTATTTCAACCGAAATGGGTGCGCCTATTGATATGGCTATTGAACAACAGGTTGGAGCCGGTGCCCGCCATATCGAAACTTTCATTGATAGCTTTTTGCATTTTTCCTTCCAGACCGATCTTGTCAAAGGTCATAAGGATAGTGCGCTACAATATGAGCCGGTCGGCGTCGTCGGTCTTATTACGCCATGGAACTGGCCAATGAACCAGATTACCTTGAAGGTCATTCCGGCAATGCTTGCCGGTTGTACCATGGTTTTAAAACCATCGGAAATTGCCCCGCTTTCCGCTTTATTATTTGCCGATATTATTGATCAGGCCGGGGTTCCGAAGGGTGTGTTCAATCTCGTCAATGGTGATGGTGCCGGTGTTGGAACATGTATTTCC
Coding sequences within:
- a CDS encoding DNA translocase FtsK; translation: MRNLKTNPVSLNPDAKPVSGATAKPDEAVSGASSQTQYPTIWKKAFALGQNVRFTRTPEVEIVRKRVESDPDFAEKLKAFEEEQRQKRENVALKEDLSENKEPVTLAGTMPLEQGKTQVRSLKDEVIASVQRKNIEQNYSVKSVYMRPQNNSAAQIRNETSMEEAVVEAEKPVAEINKPAEIKPFYLSDSAFFECGPDILENLAKLTPQNESEPQPFEKPLKSENTIAPETSANITPSTMDRTPLAVEKKPVVTVQKMSLDGAPMSGASQLPPVASSLMADNATEEKSGLKVEEKSIADLYRVLECRFPKKHGNGPEKPTEKVEEKIEQQAATPDIVQSTSTESGASAPVVNDATVQAPETSATAGVGNTNAVIIDAAPQSIINQTAVTESVSLSSVSPAITPRVTETPVLQVVTPLPDNSVVTTFNNQGQVVIENGSVEKNPQNTAGEAQTGKPVSVTLSQAAPQNPISVSSSGQQQPVAPSAGIIEDIEPVKTANAPAGRSLSQAVTPQQSGEEKAPEQKEKPQTVAQNAITTQNATTAPMATTAPIATTAPTATRATISAPFRTLNPAFIPSPKSQSDDSYIFPSIDLLQEPEHKDGAVISQETLERSAGLLESVLEDFGIKGEIIHVRPGPVVTMYEFEPAAGVKSSRVIGLSDDIARSMSAISARVAVIPGRNVIGIELPNKVRETVYLREIIQSKTFQDSNYKLPLALGKNIGGEPVIAELAKMPHLLVAGTTGSGKSVAINAMILSLLYRLKPEQCRLIMVDPKMLELSIYDGIPHLLTPVVTDPKKAVTALKWAVREMEDRYRKMAKLGVRNIDGFNQRVSAAAEKGETITCRVQSGFDKETGEMLYHEEAMDLTRLPYIVIIVDEMADLMMVAGKEIEGAIQRLAQMARAAGIHLIMATQRPSVDVITGTIKANFPTRISFQVTSKIDSRTILGEQGAETLLGQGDMLHMVGGGRIVRVHGPFVSDEEVEHVVAHLKTQGTPDYLATVTDGEDEEETIEDADSIADIVAAGSAGENMEELYLQAVKVVMRDKKCSTSYIQRRLSIGYNKAATLVERMEAEGIVGPANHVGKREILLNHGHEL
- the putA gene encoding trifunctional transcriptional regulator/proline dehydrogenase/L-glutamate gamma-semialdehyde dehydrogenase; this translates as MTRTPKPFAEFAPPISKQSELRKKITAAYRRPETECLKPLLEAATIDEKTKKDIAATARHLIETMRAKYKGNGVEGLVHEYSLSSQEGVALMCLAEALLRIPDKATRDALIRDKVAGGDWKAHLGGGKSLFVNAATWGLVVTGKLSSSVREGELSSSLTGLIARCGEPVIRKGMDMAMRMMGEQFVRGETIDEALERSKPLEARGFRYSYDMLGEAATTADDADRYYRDYETAIHAIGKASNGRGVYEGPGISIKLSALHPRYFRSQADRVMGELMPRVKQLALLCKNYNIGLNIDAEEADRLELSLDIMDSLCFDPDLDGWNGIGFVVQAYGRRCPFVLDYLIDLARRSHHRLMVRLVKGAYWDAEIKRAQVDGLESFPVYTRKVYTDVSYVANARKLLSAPDAVFPQFATHNAQTMATIYHLAGPDKYTVEQFEFQCLHGMGEPLYDEVVGKDKMQRPARLYAPVGTHETLLAYLVRRLLENGANSSFVNRITDKSISVDELVVDPVDVVRNMPVPGAQHDKIASPADLFGKNRRNSDGYDLSNETVLAELSKEFEKSSVTDWQAAPANVEKGAKSRPIVNPGDHRDKVGEVIEIDESEARKMVATAEKAFSSWAKTSYQSRAEILEKAADLMQARMPSLLALAAREAGKSIPNSIAEVREAIDFLRFYAGEVRKTFKGNEQPLGPIVCISPWNFPLSIFIGQISAALAAGNTVLAKPAEQTPLIAAEGVRILHEAGIPKDVLQFCPGDGKIGAALIGEKATSGVMFTGSTEVARLIQKELSTRLNKNKKPIPLIAETGGQNAMIVDSSALAEQVVGDVIASAFDSAGQRCSALRVLCLQEEVADRILDMLKGAMQELRIGRTDFIGTDIGAVITAEAKDNIETHIETMRAMGHKVTQVPLPDIAKEGTYVSPTLIEIDSIGELKREVFGPVLHVVRYKRKDIKKLINEINSTGYGLTFGLHTRLDDFVNYVSSHIRVGNIYINRNIIGAVVGSQPFGGRGLSGTGPKAGGPLYIGRLVKQALDTQFSVGARKNELIDSFVDWLQQHGDSSDAAFAKSLNGKSPLGVSVNLPGPVGESNVYSLHSRGKILLFPQTKSGLYRQLATTFATGNIAVIDAACKLQNSLSDLPKQLVRNVKWSENLNADGPYAGALIEGDENSIIEKQKIIAALSGPIIFTQAATSEELASGELPYNLGYLSEEVSTSVNTAAAGGNASLMTIG
- a CDS encoding Lrp/AsnC family transcriptional regulator, translating into MEEKNSEIDRIDNRIIDALVENGRISITELSEKVGLSKTPCQLRLKRLMNDGYITGFRAVLNPAKMGLEHIAFAEVKLSDTREEALRAFNAAVKKIREVEECHMIASSFDYLLKVRTSDIKRYRIVLGEKISALPYVESTSTFVVMQNVVDSGFRR
- the proP gene encoding glycine betaine/L-proline transporter ProP, giving the protein MSETTQQPLTVKDIPIVGNKELRKVICAAGLGNAIEWFDFSVYGFLAVIIGHTFFASAPQSVQLIASLATFSIPFLFRPMGGAIFGYLGDKYGRKNILSFTIILMSASTFAIGLIPSYATIGVFAPLLLLLAKIIQGLSVGGEYAGAVVFVSEYSPDRKRGFMASWLDFGSIAGFLVGALVVSTISIAIGQEAMGDWGWRIPFFISLPLGLIGLYLRKSLDESPTYEAQNNNSAEEEQEKVETTSVGTIIKENLNGIVISCLLVVAVNSTYYMLLTYMPNFLSVNLGYSYDHGVLIIIVVMAFMLLVQPLVGFLSDRIGRKPFLFIGSVGQLFLAIPAFYMVMHHNVFMIAGGIAILAVLLCCFIGVMASILPALFPTDVRFRTLAICFNIAVLIAGLTPPIAAWLVETLQSLYMPAYYLMVVAVFGFIAAVKMPETANRPLKDATPVASSKTEAKEVLQEHFDYIEDQVNEIENKISDLEEQRQNLVDQHPKLN